CACTtacatttaaatgcaaatagtgccacccaatttaatttagatacaaattcgattaatttataaaattataaatagcaTAGGACACAATTGTGTTACGTTAGAAATTGTAGCTTCACATCGATCCTATCCAACTTATATAATAATActtccaaaaattgtttcagagATTGCCAATGCCGATCACTCAAACGCTGACTGTGTGGCAGTGGTGATTCTAACCCACGGTGTAGACGAATTCCTTTATGGAAGTGATGCAGCATTCCAACTCAGTACTGTGATGGAGATGATCACACCTGATAAATGCCTATCCCTGGCAGGCAaaccgaaattaattttcgtccAGGCTTCCAATGGCGATAAAGTAGATCACGgcggtttctttttttttcgtACAAAGCCTATGAGTGTCAAGATTCCAAGTTACAAAGATTTCTTAATTGCAAAGTCTAGAGCACGAGGTActttttgtaatattaaattagtgaaggttttccaatttttttttcaggttaCATTGCCATGAGGTATGAGGAAGAAGGCTCTTTGTTGGTAAGGGCGATAGAAGAAGTACTTTCAAAGGAAAAGAGTTACACCACAAGTTTTTTGACTCTCATGACAGAAGTTATTGCTCGCATGGCTTTGAAGTACCAAAATCCTGGAGATTTGAAGCAAGTACCGTCCATCACGACCACACTGACAAAGGAACTTATATTTGTCAAGAAATAACggaaataacttttaatgcttgaaatattttaataaatttggcatggcatttttgccaatgaattatatacaaattacggtttttatttaatttaatttttagcatttcttTGTGGGGTTTCGTCAggagttttattaaattttagttttgattaaaatattgcagcgATGGAGCGTCTAagataaatttcttaaattgttttttagacTCGTTGTTGACTGGCATTTAAGGCATTTTAAGGAAATTCACGGCAAATGCGAGATATTTGAGAATTTCTGGGATAACTGCGGCTTCCCAAAGTCAGAGATGGCAGGCAAAAGGTAAATTACTCAAATAGCTAAACGGGCTGGAAGGCCAACTCGCCTCTTTGCTGGTTTTTGCATCTTTCTAGCGTCATTACCAATCAAAGATTTCGGTGCGGATAGAAGAAAAGAAGGCGACGATTTTGACACCATTATATCCGCCCGGCGGAGTGTTATTGGAACCTGGGGATCGAGGTTATAAAAAAGACGTTccgaaaattctaaaataatttatttaccttgTTTTTAGTTCTCGTTAAATTCATCTGGAATTATTTACTGATTTTACAATCGGCAAAAAgctgaataattgaaatgctaaaaagtcgaaattaacaaattaatttattttaattatacttGTGAATTTGAACTTTAAACCACGTGATGTCTTGCAATGTTATAACTACAAAAAGTTGAATTATAATTGAGAATATTTTGTTAACTCTAAAGTTCTAcatgctgtttttatttttaatatcggaaaatttatatttgtcatTGAATTTCCCGTTTTTCTTTGACTTTTGACAGCTCCTCTGACTCTCATCTAATTCTTTCAAGTATTCCTGCAGATTTTCTACGCTATCAATCACcgtcttttattattatgttgaagaaatataattttgaatttaagctaatttattttttccgcttAATTTTAAGTCAACAAGCAACTAAAGTCactgtgttttaatttttggtcaaaatatttttcaatttaaaaaggtaTTATAGGAATTCGAGGAATTGCCATAATTCAGCTCATGCGGTTACATCTCGTGAGGCAATTCTGACACACGGCAAATATGTCGAGGAAAAGGGGAGCATTCTCTACACGCTCGGGATGGAATACGTGCCATCTAGACACCCTGATTGAAATGATCATGCCAGAAAAATGCGCCTCGCTGGCAGGCAAACTGAAATTCTTTTTCGTTCGGGCTTGCAGGGGCGAGAAAAAGGACAAAGGCACGACCATTGCTGTTGACTCATTTCCGGGTTTCTATAAGAAATAAGGTTAAAGGTTCCTGGTTCATGAAGGCGCTGAGCTTGAAGCTGATGAAATAGGACACCAATgcgaaaagaattttttccatcGTGACGGAAGTCATTGCCTACGTGGCCTTCAAGTGTGAGAGCGATGCtgagaatttgaaacaaattcctACATTTACGTCCAAACTGAGGACCTGATTTTTGTCaagaaataattgttataccaaaaaatataaatcaaaacaTCCTTTTACAATCTACAAAatgatgatttattattaattaattgtgaggGTAAAAATACCCAGAAAGTTACTACGAAATACGttttagtgaaaaataaatatgtttaatgAAGTTATTGGTTTTGTATGTTGACTTGTCCAAGGTGGTGGTGACAAACCAAATGGTAATAAAGTTACTTGATATTTTCCAATCTAGAAAGGAGCGtattgatataattaaaattttctctctttaatagatagaattctaattttatgatttttaaaacagatatCAAAGATGGGTTGTTTTTAGCAAATAATAGAcctaaaattttctcaagttgaaattaaattatgctcaGTGCTTATCGAAAAACTTTACTTTTTCTGTATTTCTTAAATACTTCACACTTGATTATGTTTTAGGTTGCTggtttaaatttccaaaatttcaaccgaaaaaattatgacaatCTTGCGTgcttctaaaaaaaaacaatttaattttgataattttcctcTGACATGCTGAACTGATTTTCGTTTAACTAATTATTGCTCAAAGTAGAAAAGAAATCAATGTGTTTCGCGGTGGTTGCATGTGCACCGCAATTTATAAACATTATTAACtcgaggaattttattttacatggATTTGATGCACGAAACAGCGCCTTATAAACGCTTCGTGATTTTGCTGCAAGCACGCGTGTCACCACATTGCATAACTTGAGAAGGCACatcatttttgctatttcctaaaagatgatttttttttaaagaccaGGTGAGTAAGAGATAATCCCTCAAACTGTGGAAATACACCAGATTTATTTGTTGTCTCGAGATTTACGGATCGGTCAATTAAACGAGACAGTCACAATTTATCGCACAGcaggaatattaaatttcacacgTCATGGCAATTAAGAGGCTCCAAAATATCGCgattgtataaaaattaacgtgTTTATCATATCACTAAACTCTCGTCGTGCGCATGGGCAGACAGGTGGAGGGTTAACGCGCACAGGTGGTGTGAACTACCCCTACGTGAAGCTTGACCTACCCCACTACCGTTTTTCGAAGGAAGAGAACTGCAGTTGAGCAACAGCTATCGTCACCTGAGGCAGTTGCTATTTTTTCGCGGGCGATCCTGTTAATCAATCGAAGATGagtgaaaacaaaaaggaTGAAAACGATATTGGATCGCAAGCCGAGGAGCTGAACCCCTCCTCGAGCGAGGAAATGCACCTCAAGGGTGCGGACACGGTAGACGGAGTTGTGTCGCGACTAATTGAgagttttaagaaattgtacgatttattttcacttagAAATTGCACGTTGCATTATTTTACGTTATTCCTGCTTCTAGAGAACTGCCCAGTAGTGCACCCGTCGACGGTTTGCAACAATACGACATGAGCCACGAAAAGCGCGGAAAGGCCATAATTTTCAACCACTGTGAATTTGATCCGCAACTGAATCTTCACAAGAGGGAAAAAACCGACAAGGACGTAGAAAGGTTGAAAGCCGTGTTCAACAAGCACTCGTTTGAAGTGAAGGTCTACAGTGACTTGAAAGCTTCTGATCTATTTTATATGATCGACGCaggttataatttaatttgatttgcttCCAATTTATGTGCGTGGTTGTGTCCTTCAGCTCCTATTTACACCTccatttaaatgcaaatagtgccacccaatttaatttagatatacaaattcgatttatttaaaattataaatagcaTAGGACATAATTGCTTCACGTTAGAAATTGTAGCTTCACATCGATCCTATCCAACTTATATAATAATActtccaaaaattgtttacagcTATTGCCAATGCCGATCACTCAAACGCTGACTGTGTGGCAGTAGTAATCCTAACCCACGGCGAAGAAGAAGACGTGCTCTTTGCCAGGGATGGAACCTACAAACTCTGTGACTTACTGGACATGATCACACCTGATAAATGTCTATCCCTGGCAGGCaagccgaaattaattttcgtccAGGCTTCCAATGGCGATAAAGTAGATCACGGCAGGATGGTTGGTTTTCGTCCAAAGCATATGAGTGTCCAGATTCCAAGCTACGCAGATTTCTTAATTGCAGAGTCTAGAGCACGAGGTACTTTTTGTAATATTGAATTAGTGAcggtttttcaattttttttctcaggtTACATCGCCATGAGGTATGAGGAAGAAGGCTCTTTGTTCGTAAGGGCGATGGAAGAAGTACTTTCCAAGGAAAAGAGTCACACCACAAGTTTTTTTACTCTCATGACAGAAGTTAATGGTTGTGTGGCTTTGAAGTACCAAAATAATCCTGGAGATTTGAAGCAAGTACCTTCCATCACGACCACACTGACAAAGGAACTTGTGCTTGTCAAGAAATAACTTTTGGcgcttggaaattttaattaaattttgcctgGCTTTTGCCAACGTACATTCTCTACAAattacgtttttttatttaatttaatttttagcatttcttcaggagttttattaaattttagtctaGATAAGTTTTGATTCAAATCGTCTAAGataaatatcttaaattgtttgttagaCTCGTTGTTGACTGGAATTTAAGGCATTTTAAGGAAATTCACGGCAAATGCGacatatttgagcatttctggCATTACTGGCTCCCAAAGTCAGAGATGGCaggcaaaaggaaaattactcAAATAGCTAAACGGGCTGGAAGGCAAACTCGCCTCTTTGCTGGTGTTTGCatctttccagcggctttagggacaaatttctgACATACCGATCAAAGATTTCGGTAGACGAAAAGATGGCATCGATTTTGGGCCCGTAAGCACCCCTGCGGCAACTTTTTACCCCATTTTATCCGCCTGGAGGTCGAGGTTATAAAACGTTCccaaaattcttaattaatttatttatcctgTTTTTAGTTCTTGTTAAATTAATCTGGAGTTATTTACTGATTTTACAGTAGGCAAAAAGCTAAATAGAtgaaattcttaaaagtcgaaattaacaaattaatttattttgcttataCTTGTGATAGAGTTTGAACTCCGGGATGTCTTGCAATATGtgataattacaaaaatttgaattataattgaGAACATTTTGTTAACTCTaaagctgtttttatttttaatatcggaGAATTTAGATTTGTCATTGAATTTCccgtttttcttttcagcagGATGCGTTTCTCGTATTTCTTTGTCTTTTGACGGCTCCTCTAACTCATCTAATTCTGTCAAGTATTCCTGCAGCTTTTCTACGCTATCAATCGTCTTatatattattacattttaaagaaatataatttggaattgaagctaaattattttttccgcttgtggttttttttacttcttcgtcaatatatttttcacaatttaaaaaggcatTATAGGAATTCGAGGAATTGCCATAATTCAGCTCATGGTTACATCTCGTGAGGTAACTCTATTTAATGATACTGTTTtcaggtttttttattatcattagAAACACGTTCAATACATTCTGCGGATGTTTAGAATATAGTCAAATTACTTTTTCCAGTGAAATGTTTCCCCAGAGCTCGCCAGACAGGGGTAGGGGGTGTTGCAAGCACTTTACCGCAGTGCATTGCAACACAGCAAGTCAGTGGCCCATAAAAAGTCTAAGTTTTGCCCTGGCTGAGCAGAGCGGTGTAGGAAATTCCAGGCAGGTCAGTCAGTGCGCAGTTGGAGCAGCGTGATTCACCCGTGGCGTGCTGAGAGGAGGAGAAGCGACCTACCTCCCTTCCGCCGGCCTTGCACTCGCAACACCGACCAATCGGACGAGGCCTAACCATCTGCTGCTGGCTTCCAGCGCAGTTTGTTGTTTGTGTTGAGGTTCAACTCACTCACAAAAGAGGAAAGACCGATCAGTCGGGTGCTCTCATCAGCTCTTCGCGtggtgcaattattattttgtattcatcGAGAGTATAATTATAATCGGTCAAAGGCATCGAAGCAAGGCTTTCGACAAGGAGATAAGGGGCAAGTCTGATAAAAACTCTGGCCGACGCGAAAACTGACGGAGTGCGAACGAACCATGTCCGACGCAGAAGTTGAGGTTGAGGTTGACAACAACAAGATGAGTTTTGGAAAGTCGGCAGGCAACGGAGACGTAGGAGACGCCTGGGGACTAGGGAGGTACGTAATTTAAAGTCCAAAATTCCTCCCTTAAAAATCACTCGAATCGATATAGCAAGGaatgaagcaataaataaatgattccAACCGAGGGTCGATGACATCACCCTTTTATCCTTTTCCTTCTATTGCGTGACACAATTAAATGCGAAAATTCTGTCCAGCAGCTCGAATCGGATCGTGCAAGCTATGGCTCCGACTGCCAAAAATGATTTCTACTACAAAATGACGCACAAGCGGCGTGGAAGAGCGATTATCTTCAACCACGAGCATTTCAACCAGCCGAATCTGTCCATTCGAAACGGAACCAACGTGGACGCTGAGAACTTGAGGGAAACGTTCGAGGGGCTCGGCTTTGACGTCACCGTGCACAAGGACCCGCTTCTCAGCGACATCGAATACGTTATTAATAAAGGTTGCAGCGAGTTGCGcgattgtttatatttttaataaagactaattattatttttatagccGCCAAAGAAAACCACTCTGAAGCAGACTGCATCGCCGTGATCGTGCTCTCACACGGCGAGGACAAAATTCTCTATGCTAGAGACGCCGAGTACAAGCCTGAGATGCTGTGGAACGCCTTCACAGCTGACAAGTGCCCAACCCTGGCTGGGAagccaaaattgtttttcatccAAGTAAGCTCAACAATCTTACGCATACCaagggaattttaataaatctgaaataatGTCGCAGGCGTGCCAAGGAGACCGGTTGGACCGAGGCGTAGCGATGAGCACTGAATATGATGGGCAAAAATCCGGCATTGTCTACAAAATCCCTGTCTACGCAGATTTTTTGATCTCATTCTCTACTGTGccaggtaatttttaaatgtttaaattaatttgaaattgatttcccAAACTAAAGATTgttactgtttattttttaatcaatgatGCTTTTAAAGAGACTTTAATCTTTTCAAAACTGGATTgatctgataaaaaattactacaGGGTTCAAtacgcaaaattttattactggGAGTGTACGAAATAAAGCCGAAAAACCCCACCAACTTGGGGATTTCCTGAATTTGACCTCCGAAAAGGTCTTATTTTGCGCCTATCAAGACAAAGAGCATTGTGGGCGTAGGAATTGCTCGGCTCAGTGAGATATTTAAAACACCACATCTTCCCTTAGCCGTGTAACTATTTGAAAATGCTACATTTGcgatttatgaaatttgaaatatttatggaaTTTGTATTAATACAGTTACACTACTTCTCCctctaaaataaatgcacGCCTAAGGAGAAAGGTTGTGGTGTTAACATTTATCACGCAGCCGAGCAATTTGCATGCccacagaaatttaaaaagagttaTATTTTGTAAGTCAGTGGCACTCTAGGATTTTTTACTATCAATTTGGctatcaaaaatttcatatttatggtCAGATCAGTAAATTCTGCTTTTAAAACGCGCAGAATGTAGATAAAAGTTTAGTGGCGCAGTGGggtttcagaaaataaatcgaattttttatatttatacataactgttacaataattaaactcgttttaaaatattctctaAAATTAAACGGAACAagaccaatttaaaaaaagcccTGGCAAAAATCGtctagaaaaatgtaaatttactattcttgttgtttttaagaacatcttaaatatttacaaaaggaTTTTCAATCCtgtctgaaataaattatcctcCTCTGGAAACAGTAATATATTCGATTTTCactctattttttaatgtgctaATTTAACTGCTTGAACACATGgggaaatatgattttacaaaCTTTATTTCAAGCGTTTTTTGCGTGACTTGCGAAACAACAAGTtgagtgcaattaaaattaatcttggaAGCAAAGAATTGTTAGCCAACCGGAATTGGCACAGCAAAATTGCACACCGGATTTTTGCCTGAAtagacaaaacaaaattagatcgggatttttcgtgattttagTTCAAATCCTTTGTGACCCTTTCAAACTCGCAATCtgatttaaacattaaattgtaattttactgcACTATTTTGGGAACAATAATAACTAATATATCAGAAATTGaggttttggaaaaaatatttttcactcttcTGTTTTGGTACACAATTTCTTGTAAAAGTCAACAAGTTCTGAAAATTCCCCATTTGTCGCACTCAACTAAAATAGAACCTGGTGCTCCTAAGCTAATTTTTACCCCTGCTTTTCTCATTCTAGGTTACTACTCGTGGCGCAACGTGAACAAAGGGTCGTGGTTCATGCAAGCTTTGTGCGAGATTCTGCGTCGCAGTGGCACCTCCCTTGATCTCCTCACCCTGATGACCCTGGTATCGCAGAAGGTGGCCGTGGGCTTCGAGTCGTCGTCGAGCGACCCGACCATGCACGGAAACAAGCAAATCCCCAGCACGACCACGATGCTCACCAGAATGCTCATTTTCACGCAGAAACATATCTGAATTGTATATGTAATATGTATGTGACGGAGGTGCAATTTTCACACTTTCTGCTTtcaaaatgctattttttgatggatttcaatttataactCTTTACTGGCGCACGCGTAAAGCATTTACAAACAAAGCTGTCTGAAACATTCttattacataatatttttgtgctaTTCCAGACCAGGTATTTACCAATCAATTCTCAAgacttaacaaaaaattgaactgtACCTTATACGATTCGTAATAGTAAAGTATCATCAATCTGATTTTGACGTACTTCATTTTCCAAATCCTCCTCTGCAGGCTGGGCTGGTTTTAGGTGCTTGGTCACTGCTTTCCCATTGAGCCGGAGTTTTTGCCTAGAGAAAGATAATTTctaataatcaaataaataaaaaaaatccttatgTAATACCTCTATCGCCAAGGCATGTACTCCACTGGCCAACTCCTCTTCTAACAGTCCATAAATTAACTTGTGTctctgcaatttaattaaaattaggacaaaattaaatcatcccTCCGTGTATGATAATATACCTTGATCAGAGGCATCCCTTCGAATTTACTCGAGACAACGACAACCCTGAAGTGGGTTTCGCTGCCTTTGGGCACACTGTGCATGTAGGACTCGTTGACAATTTCCAGATGTTGTGGTTCTGCTCCAGTCCGGATTTTTCGCTGGATTGTCTCCGCAACAGGCCCTCCGGTTGATTCCATTCTTCCCGTCAAAAATGAGTGTTTGACGAGTTGTGACAGTCTGACACGTCGAAGTAGAGCTGTCATATAAACactggaaaatgttttcactGCTTTTATCTTTTAACTTTTCGAGCTAAATTGTTATGGACTGAAATAAGCTTCTCAAAATTAGAGTCAGAGTCaactcaataaaataaataacgtcGCGCCACGCCCCCTCAATGTGAGGCGAGTGGCGCGAGTTTGACAGAGGAGTACACAAGATACACAATGTAATATACGATTATAGCGTTTGTGAAACCTACCACGGCCGACGACCTGTACCCTGCGTACCTTGAGCAAATTAATCCTCCATCTATGTGGttgaattatgaattattgaCCTTGGACGCCTGGAGCGCAGCCGCTAGTGGGTGTAAGAGAGTTTAGTTCATAATAtggaaatgtttatttatagaCATCGCAATAAACTTGGCGAACTCATCACGTACTAAAAACCTGCGAGCCCGGACCAACGACCCGCATTATTTCAATCGAAAATCAACCCTTTCTCtgttttaaaactgaaaatcgTGTCAAACCATTGCATGCAATCTGGAATTTCAAATAGCCTTCATGCTCATTTTCCTATGTCCTTTAACCGACTTaataagttgaaaaataagtaatatgttttggttttaaattttagaaagtaGTTGTTTTTACACCACACATCTTTCCAACTCGTCGTGTCCAACAATAGTATTATTTAGCAAAGTAGAGCTGAGagccaaaattaaactttcgaattttaacacaattaattaaattatatgattTTCAGCAGGTTATTTACTGCAGTGTGGCCGATACCCAGTGACCAGTGGACATGGCGGACCGGACACAATTAATCTGCTGCTACCACATAGCGACCTGCAGGACAATTTCGAGATTTCCAACACCTCGATCATAGCCGGTTGTGCCGCTGAACTATGCGCTCGCTTGGAACGCCGAAAAggtgaattattaattttcaagtcgGCGGAAtacctttatttatttgtaaataagaGTTATTGTGGAATATTAATCCTAATTGAAAATCTAATTGACAGGAAAACAAACAGGATTCAGAATTCAGGTCAACCAAGACGAGCAACAGACGGCATGCAACGGCTGCTGCCCAGTCCAAACAGCTGTCCAGTGGCCACCGTTTCATAGCACTACCTCGAGTTCTCGGCCTGGCAGCGATCAGCTGTACCTGGTGTGGCCTGAGACTTTGGTGGCTGCCTGATACTATTTTTGGCCGAGCGTTTTaatatgaatgtaaattgatGTCAAATTTTGCCTCAATATTTCCCAATTGAGCAGAGAAAAGtgagaattttaatctttatatCTGCATTCGGGTTGAAagtttgcagaaaaataaaacaaaaataatataattaggATAAAAACTAACAtctataattttcaagaatagCAATCAGCTCTTCGTCTACAAACAACTCTTGAAACTCGCTActgataatttgattttcaaaaaactcTGTGATGCCGTCGATCTCGTCGTTTGTCGTTTTACCATTCGTAAAGGTCCTTGCCAGCGCTGCGTAACCAAAGCGACGATAATGCAAATCGAACGTAATGACACTAATGGCTGGCAGCGACGCCGCAACACATTTAATGAACGCCGCTACTTCTTTGAAATAatcttctttaaaatattctactGAATTGAAATGTGAGGTGAAATGAAGCTTTTTCAGATTTCTCAGGATCTTCTTCTCTTTGATTAACGTGCTCACTCTCCTAAGTTCTTCGAAGTCTAAGCCGCTGCCGTAGAAAGTTatcttttccaaatttggagCACGAAAGATGTCAGTCAGTCGAATGTGTTCGTTTTCATAGAATCTgttagaaaatatatataagctTTTGATTCTCAAACTAATTATAAAGATATATTTACTCCCAGAAGTCCATTCTGATTTCCTTGAGATGGCTGAAAAACTCGATCGGCTTCAGGTCTTCCTTGAAATTTGCCGCGTATGAGAGTCTCTCTAGCTTTGGACACAGAGCTAAGAGTTGGCCGAGCGAATAGTCTATTGATACGCTATCACACTCATCATCATATTCAATAGAAATCTCCCGTAGATTCGGTCCGAATTTTTCCACAAAGAGGTGCAAAATGTCCTGCGGGAGATTGATGACCTCCAGGCTTTCCAAGTGGGTCAACTGCATCAACGCggtcaaattttgttcttcaGCGTCAGCGTCAGCATCAGGCATCAATAAAatctgttgaaaaatattgtaaagtttaaattgttctGGAAATTCCTAATTATCACAGTcaataaataagaaatttgaaaCGTTTGACTTAATATTATGGCGCACCCCATTTAAGTTTATATTCGTTTTAGTACTCTCTGGCttcaatttcagatttaaaccaaaaatatgtCTGTGGATTTGTTGGTACAaaaagtgctgaaaaccaaaataagaTCAACTAACCGCGCGgtttaactatttaaaaatttctttaatgttAAACAGACGTCGAAATAGATAAACAATTTCAAAGTTGGGAGTGAAAATTCCTTGGCCAGGACGAGAAAACTTTTCGAATCCAATTTTAACATCTCTTCATTCTAATCGGGCCAAAATCCCATTACCTTCCACGCGAACgaataaatttggaatcaaCTCtagttacaattttaaaaagaaaaatttcattgttgaTTCTAgagctgattttaattttaagcgcgttaaattaaatgatccTTTGtcataaatctgaaaaaaaccACAACGAAgcctaaaaaattttaaaagaaaggaGGCACCGCATTTGTTGACAGATTGGAACAATAATTAATGGCACTTCAAATTACGGCCAAATTTTGTGAAAGAATCTATCTAATTTATATGAAAGCAGCGGAGGTCAGAAATGCgctaaaattggttcccactgcgcagatccaagatggtgtctgaatgtgggaaacaaaaagctctatTTTTACTCCCGTACGAaagtcaagagtttgtttttacgattcaaaagACACGATTAGTACAATTAATGcgaattatgtcacaatattgacgaaaacttggttcatTTCGCACATTTCACGTGACCATACTCCAACGGTCGCCATAAATATATAGTGTTTTCGCGAGAGTATTTATAGGAATCTGGCTTTCGTTGTATGAAAGtggattaattcaattaataaatatatatactaACCCTGAGATGCGTGATCAAAGGAAACGTCGATGGTAAATGAGCACAATCCTTCACATCATAATCAACCAGTAAATGTCTCAGGTTTGAGCTTCCTGAAGGGCGGGTGGTTTCATTTGATGACTCGTAATAATCTTCAAACGAGCTGAATACGCTTGAAAAAACACGGATGACGCGAAGATTTGGCAGATTCTCCACGCAGCACTTGATAAGGGCATTCTCAATTCCGAATGagtcaaacagaaaaatttgcaattttggcaTAGCGCTTTTCAGcttttcagcaattttcaGCTCTTGGAAGTCAAGCCGGCATATATCGTTATATATCTTAACGTTAAGAAATTCCAAGTCGGGAAGATTTTCGCAAAGCTGGATCAAGTCAGTCAATCGGATGTAGACAATCTCTTCAATCCTCAGAACTTTTAGGTGTCTTAATTTTCCCAGCAACTTCAAGAGTTCAGCATCGGCAAGATCATGGAAAAATCTGAGACTTGGTATTTTAGGGGCGACCAGTGTCAGCTCCTCTAGATCAGCAGCCTTTTCAGAGATGTGAATCACCGACtgtgaaaaaatggaaaatttaataattttgcaataaatatcaAGGGGTCTCAGCAAAGGCCGTGCCAGCATTCaaatttgggtcacgtgggcagccacCAGCCACCGGCAAAAAGggtcaaaagttaaaaa
The nucleotide sequence above comes from Cloeon dipterum chromosome X, ieCloDipt1.1, whole genome shotgun sequence. Encoded proteins:
- the LOC135946369 gene encoding caspase-1-like, with the protein product MSENKKDENDIGSQAEELNPSSSEEMHLKGADTVDGVVSRLIESFKKLELPSSAPVDGLQQYDMSHEKRGKAIIFNHCEFDPQLNLHKREKTDKDVERLKAVFNKHSFEVKVYSDLKASDLFYMIDAAIANADHSNADCVAVVILTHGEEEDVLFARDGTYKLCDLLDMITPDKCLSLAGKPKLIFVQASNGDKVDHGRMVGFRPKHMSVQIPSYADFLIAESRARGYIAMRYEEEGSLFVRAMEEVLSKEKSHTTSFFTLMTEVNGCVALKYQNNPGDLKQVPSITTTLTKELVLVKK
- the LOC135945300 gene encoding caspase-1-like isoform X1, with protein sequence MSDAEVEVEVDNNKMSFGKSAGNGDVGDAWGLGSSSNRIVQAMAPTAKNDFYYKMTHKRRGRAIIFNHEHFNQPNLSIRNGTNVDAENLRETFEGLGFDVTVHKDPLLSDIEYVINKAAKENHSEADCIAVIVLSHGEDKILYARDAEYKPEMLWNAFTADKCPTLAGKPKLFFIQACQGDRLDRGVAMSTEYDGQKSGIVYKIPVYADFLISFSTVPGYYSWRNVNKGSWFMQALCEILRRSGTSLDLLTLMTLVSQKVAVGFESSSSDPTMHGNKQIPSTTTMLTRMLIFTQKHI
- the LOC135945300 gene encoding caspase-1-like isoform X2, which codes for MSDAEVEVEVDNNKMSFGKSAGNGDVGDAWGLGSSNRIVQAMAPTAKNDFYYKMTHKRRGRAIIFNHEHFNQPNLSIRNGTNVDAENLRETFEGLGFDVTVHKDPLLSDIEYVINKAAKENHSEADCIAVIVLSHGEDKILYARDAEYKPEMLWNAFTADKCPTLAGKPKLFFIQACQGDRLDRGVAMSTEYDGQKSGIVYKIPVYADFLISFSTVPGYYSWRNVNKGSWFMQALCEILRRSGTSLDLLTLMTLVSQKVAVGFESSSSDPTMHGNKQIPSTTTMLTRMLIFTQKHI
- the LOC135945299 gene encoding uncharacterized protein LOC135945299, translating into MAEAIHIQTAKLMQQRVLAAYRIRAIAADFGAKLPADFELFHFVDLPIELIQKIVVKLMETKCTSLRREEMDMKVLMVPALDLYLAMKPRKVDLTAFLTFCPKQLKYQYLKESVIHISEKAADLEELTLVAPKIPSLRFFHDLADAELLKLLGKLRHLKVLRIEEIVYIRLTDLIQLCENLPDLEFLNVKIYNDICRLDFQELKIAEKLKSAMPKLQIFLFDSFGIENALIKCCVENLPNLRVIRVFSSVFSSFEDYYESSNETTRPSGSSNLRHLLVDYDVKDCAHLPSTFPLITHLRILLMPDADADAEEQNLTALMQLTHLESLEVINLPQDILHLFVEKFGPNLREISIEYDDECDSVSIDYSLGQLLALCPKLERLSYAANFKEDLKPIEFFSHLKEIRMDFWEFYENEHIRLTDIFRAPNLEKITFYGSGLDFEELRRVSTLIKEKKILRNLKKLHFTSHFNSVEYFKEDYFKEVAAFIKCVAASLPAISVITFDLHYRRFGYAALARTFTNGKTTNDEIDGITEFFENQIISSEFQELFVDEELIAILENYRC